The Xylanibacillus composti genomic interval GTCCGCCGCCGTTTTCGTAATCGCTGTGGCAATCGATTGGCGGGCCCGTACTGAACGGATTTTCCTGCCGCTTGTCGTGACGCCCTGCTCGATTTTCACCTTTTCCCCGTCGTCGGTCAGCACCAGCGAGCCTGCTTCCAAAGCCGCCTTCGTCTGCGCATTCGTCAGCCGCGGCTGCACATCGTCTGCCGGTACACCCGAATAAGTGATCGAACGGTTCATCGGCGTGCCTGCAATGCGTCCAGCGATGAATGGCGCAATTTCAGACGAATTATAGATTTGACCGTTCCATACGACACCGTTCACCACATTGACGATATAATCGTCGTCCAGCGCGGCGCTTCGGGCATTGCCGTTCTCAGGTTCTGCATCTGCTGCCGCATCGCCGCCAAGCACGGCCATGAAATGCTTCCCTTCCTCACGATTGGCCGCTACCCACGCTTGTACCGCTGTTTGGCGTGCTGCGTTGAATTCCCCATCGAAGACAAAGACGTGGAAATTATGCGTATCCAGTACCGCTTGCATGTCAGCATAATCCGCTTCCGATGCTTCCTCCGGCATCGTGTACACCAGCACTTCCTTGGCACCGCCTTGCAGAGCGAGCTGGATGGAGCGAATAGACTCTGCACCGAATTGTTCACTTGCCTGCCGCTCAGTGCTTACTTTATACACTTTTTTCGGCTCCGCCGTATCCGCGTACGCCAGCAGCGGGATCGCTACCGTGCCCTGCTCGCCCCCTTGGATTTGGGCAGTCGCTGCCTCTACAAAATTCATATACAAGCCCGGCCGCTTCGGCAGGGCTGTCGGATTCCACGTTCCTGACATGGATCCCCCTCCTTTTCCTTATTGAAATGCTGTTTCGACTTTTGCCATCTTGACTACTGGCTCTTGCTCAAGCTGATAGCGCCGCTCCACCGTGAGTGTGCCAAGACATCCGTACAATCCACTTGCTGTCCCTGGCATGGGGGCATACGTGAACGAAATGAGCCGCAAAGCATGGCTTGCGATGCCTGAACCGATTCGCCGGCTCTCATACCACGCCGCTGCCATATCCTCCATGACAGCCAACACTTCCTCCGGATCCTGGTGCCAGTAGCCAATTTCGTATTGCCGCTGCACCTGCACGGTGGCTGCCGTCTCCGACCCCCGCTCCTCTTTCGCAAAGGACAGGAAAAACCGGTGACTGACCTGCTCCTCCGGCAATCGATGCTTGATGCATGTCGCGGTTGGAAAACGGGTCAAGAGCCAATCCTCCAATACCTGCAGATCCAAAGCCGCATTCATGTGATGGCAACCTTCCCTTTCTTCCGACTGCTGCCAGACAGTCTTTGATGTAGAATCAATGCCGGCACCCCCTTTCCCCATTCGCAATTATACGAATATATGTTCGTATTTCTTCCTCACTCTATATATCCGTGAAACCGTTTCGTTAACAAGGGGAAGGACAAAATTTTTATTTCTCATAGCTCGTATAGGCTCGGCTTCTTCGTACAGGCAGACGGTACTCACGTCCATCCACGCCATAGCGCGCGGCGCGCTCTAATGCAACCTCTCCGTTCTGATTCGTTGCCCGGCTTCCCTGCTCGCCGTATATTCTTCGTTTTAATTGCCTTTTGCTCAAAATGGGATATTCGGTGACTGTGCTCTTATGTGCGTTGCTGTTCGATAAATCCTCGTGCAGCAAGTAGTCGCTCAGCACTTGCAGCATACGTCTATCTGGTGTCTCATCAAATATGGTGATATATAATTGAATGAACTGCTCCACGTCCATTTGTCGCTGATTTGTCATTGCACTCTCCCCTTTTTGTACATTTCGTTATGTTTCTTTTTGTATCTCTATTCGTCTGCTTCATCCCGTTCCCAGTACCAGTAAATCATCGCGATCTTTCTGCAGGCTGCCAGCAACAGTTGCCTCACCGCTTGCTGTGTGATGTTCATATGCCTGGCTGCGGATGCTTGCGTGCATCCCCGGTCAAATACATAGAAGATGGCTTCCGCTTGTCTGTTCGTTAATGCTGCCATAGTCATTGCCCCATCCAAATCCAGCAGTACATCGCAAGCGGAGGTGTCACCTTTGTATCGACGCTCTGCCAGATATGGACGATTTTCCAATAAGCGTGTTACCTGAACCTCGTATTTTTCCCTTCGCCGCTCATCCTGAAAGTGCCCGTTGGACTGTTGAGTAGGGGAACCCTTCATTGCAACCTCCTTGATGAAAAAATCATAAGCGTTTGTATATGAACGGAAGAAATACAAACAGCCACTTATTATGCGAACTGGTGTTCCCATTTTAAGTGGCTGTCAGGTTTTAGGCAACTGTTTAATTGTCTGAAATTTGCGGGAGAATCCCTGTTTTTCTTGCTTATTCTTGGTTTCTTTCGCGATTAAAGCAGATTACGTAATATAGGACCTTACTTTGATGCGGAGGTACGCTTCTTCCACAGCACTGCGCCCAGTCCAAGCAATGCGGCCAAAGCGGCGGCTGCCCAAGCATAGACGGCATTGGAGCGTTCAGCAGGCAGCTGGTCCATAGCTCTTGCCTCAAGAGCCAATTCCTCTGCTGCACCTGATTCTGCAATAACGCTGTCGGTAACTACGGCGCTGACCGGAACAGCCTCTGTTGCCACGGCATCCGCATCCGCATCGCTTACAGCCTCGTCCGGATCGGCCAACAATCTGGGTTCACCTGGATCTGCCGGGCTGGATACACTTTCACTATCCGCTATCAAGGTTACTGCTTGCACGCCTTCCACGACAACGATATCCTCTGCGCCGAATTGTTCTTGCAGGTATTGGACATACTCTTCTTCATACGGCATAATGCCAATTTCAATCTTCCCGTTCATCGGACCAGTGTGAGTTACCTTGAAGCCGATGTCCTGCAAATCGCCTTGGTGCTGTTCAAACACGTACGCATCGATCTCCCGGTGCTTCTCCTTCAACGAGGCATTGCCCTCATAGCCGTCAACGGAGTCCAGCTCTTGTACATGCATGATGCCTATGTCTTGGTGAACCATCAGCTCCGCTTCCTCTGCTTGAATCGTCAGTGCCCCTGTACTCATAACAGCTACGCAGCCTCCCACCATAATGGGCAGACAGCCCTAGTTTCTTCAATTGCGTAAATTTCGTTTTCATGTTGGTTTCCTCCTTGGATATGTTCTTTATTTGTCCTGCAAGGATGCAGCCACGTTCATGGCTTCCTCTTTGGATAGATTGCCTATTAATCTGTAATGCTGCTCGGCAATGGACCAATATAACTCTGTCTCATCCGTTGCCCCCCAATAACCTTGGATGCCACCCATTTCCACCTCTTCTCCTTTAAGAAGAATCGGCGCATTCTGGCTAAAGGTTGTCAGGCTAAATTGTTGTTCCCCAGCGGCGTACTGCAAGGTAATCGAAAACGGCTTTCCTTCAAGATCGCTGGACCCAGACATCGAAATCAGTTCATAGCCTTCAGGCACAAACGAGGGGAGCATCAAGCTTTCCTTGAACCAGCTCTCTGCTTCATCCAAGCTGTGAAAGGCCACTTGACTTTCCACTGATCCCGTCTCCTCGCCATGCTTCAAGGTTGTAGGCAAAGTGACAACATCTTGCTCTACGGCCATAATATCTGGCGTTGTCTCGGGATCCTGCTCAGAGAGCACATTGCCATGAATGCCTTCATCTGTGCCTGGGTGATCCAATGCAAAAACAATTGTGATGCCCAGCACTGCCGCTGCCGCCGCAGCTCCAATGATCGTTCTCCAGCGCTTGCCTCGTCTTTCCTGTCTTTCCGCCTGCAGACTATGCCAGACCTTATCCTTCAAGCGATCATGCATGTGGAGGTCTCCAAACAGGTGTTCATCGGCTTCCATTTGGAAGGAACGGAGCGGATCCTGATCATGACGACCCATGAGACATCCCCTCCTGCTTTAAGATTTGACCCAAAGCTTCCCGGGCCCGATGGAGTCTTCCACGTACGGTACCCTCCGGTGTTCCTGTAACCTCGGCGATTTCCGTAGTCGAAAGCTCCATGTAATAATACAAATAAATCACCTCATGATACGGTGCTGGCAAGCTCATGACATGCCTTAGAATCACCGTTTTTTCCATCCGTTTCATCGCTTCTTCTTCCACCCCTGCTCCTCGGGGCTGCTTCATCAATACGGGATCCATCGGTTGCTCCGATGACGATTTCAAACCCGCTTTATCTCTACAGACGTTAATCGTAATTTTCGTGAGCCACGTCTTCACATGACTTTCTCCCCTGAAGCGAGTCCAATTTCGGTATGCTCGAATAAACACTTCTTGGCTAACATCCTCTGCCAGATGTCGATCCCCTAGGTAAAAGAATGCGGTACGCAGCACTGCAGTCCCGTATTCATTCATTAACAGTTCCAATGCAGAGGATGGTTCTTTCGGTAGGGAGTTGTTTCTTTTTGCGCCGGCCGGCTTCACCTTTTTCAACACCTCCACCCTTTTAGACGGGGTGAAGCTCCATTTCGCTACACCAAATCCATCATTTTATTCATGCAAAAATAGCCAACCGGGTATCTGGAATATAAAGGGCTTGTTCGAAGCGTGTCTTTAAAACAAAAAAACCCGACAATCCGTAAGGATTATCGGGTCTCGCTTGCTGCAACATGAGCCATGAAGGACTCGAACCTTCGACACCCTGATTAAAAGTCAGGTGCTCTACCAACTGAGCTAATGGCTCTCGGCAACTTGAGAAAAAAATGGTGGAGGATGATGGATTCGAACCACCGAACCCGTAAGGGAACAGATTTACAGTCTGCTGCGTTTGGCCACTTCGCTAATCCTCCACGTTTCAAGCCAACATGGTGGCTCGGGACGGAATCGAACCGCCGACACGAGGATTTTCAGTCCTCTGCTCTACCGACTGAG includes:
- a CDS encoding sigma factor-like helix-turn-helix DNA-binding protein, giving the protein MKGSPTQQSNGHFQDERRREKYEVQVTRLLENRPYLAERRYKGDTSACDVLLDLDGAMTMAALTNRQAEAIFYVFDRGCTQASAARHMNITQQAVRQLLLAACRKIAMIYWYWERDEADE
- a CDS encoding sigma-70 family RNA polymerase sigma factor gives rise to the protein MKPAGAKRNNSLPKEPSSALELLMNEYGTAVLRTAFFYLGDRHLAEDVSQEVFIRAYRNWTRFRGESHVKTWLTKITINVCRDKAGLKSSSEQPMDPVLMKQPRGAGVEEEAMKRMEKTVILRHVMSLPAPYHEVIYLYYYMELSTTEIAEVTGTPEGTVRGRLHRAREALGQILKQEGMSHGSS
- a CDS encoding phage tail sheath subtilisin-like domain-containing protein; the encoded protein is MSGTWNPTALPKRPGLYMNFVEAATAQIQGGEQGTVAIPLLAYADTAEPKKVYKVSTERQASEQFGAESIRSIQLALQGGAKEVLVYTMPEEASEADYADMQAVLDTHNFHVFVFDGEFNAARQTAVQAWVAANREEGKHFMAVLGGDAAADAEPENGNARSAALDDDYIVNVVNGVVWNGQIYNSSEIAPFIAGRIAGTPMNRSITYSGVPADDVQPRLTNAQTKAALEAGSLVLTDDGEKVKIEQGVTTSGRKIRSVRARQSIATAITKTAADAYIGKIDNHADGQAALIAAVKAYLETLETANVLTAPAVGLDPQFPSVGDAVYLAISYTEVDSMERIFLTVSL
- a CDS encoding DUF4367 domain-containing protein: MGRHDQDPLRSFQMEADEHLFGDLHMHDRLKDKVWHSLQAERQERRGKRWRTIIGAAAAAAVLGITIVFALDHPGTDEGIHGNVLSEQDPETTPDIMAVEQDVVTLPTTLKHGEETGSVESQVAFHSLDEAESWFKESLMLPSFVPEGYELISMSGSSDLEGKPFSITLQYAAGEQQFSLTTFSQNAPILLKGEEVEMGGIQGYWGATDETELYWSIAEQHYRLIGNLSKEEAMNVAASLQDK